Genomic window (Henningerozyma blattae CBS 6284 chromosome 10, complete genome):
TTGCACCTAGTAAGAAagaattaaagatattacGTAGTGGTAAAACATTAGTACGTAGTAAAGCCTATGACCAAGATGAATCACAAGAAGTTagtgaaaatgaaaatgacgAGGCagataatttgaaaaacgATTTAGAGTTACAAAGATTTCTTCAAGAATCACATCTATTAAGTGCATTTAGTAATACACTTACGCAACCTAGTGGGGCAGATTTGACTCTTcaaacaataaataataacgatGTTACAGCATACATGGATGACCAATTGATGGGGAAGGCTCGGTCACGTACTTTGGAGATGCGGTTGAAGAATCTTTCCAGCACAAACGGCCACGACAAAAAAGTAAACCGATTAGAGAAAGTTCCTATTAATATGCGTAAGGGGTTAGTAGCAAAACATCAAAAAAGAATTGCTAGATATGAGAAAGACGCCAAAGAAGGTGGGATAGTCTTGTCTAAAGTTAAAAAGGGTGAGTTCAGGAAGATCGAGGCGACTTACAAAAGAGGCGTCGAAAAGCGAATCGGGACCAACATCAAATCTCATGAGAATGCCCGTAATGCCAAGAGAACAAGAGGTTTACGCATCAACAGTGTTGGGAGATCTACTCGGAACGGGCTAATCATCTCCAAGGAAGATATTGCTCGAATCAATGGATCTTCTGGAGGGCGTCGTGACTCCTCGAAGAAGAGTAAAGGTCGCCGCTAGACCCGGGGTAACACCACTgcctattattattcatagTTGCATGCTCGATATAGACATAGTTAGATAGATAGATAGATCATCGTCGTATGCAGATACTGCGTTGCCGAAAGGCACCGGATGAACTTTAAGTACGCTATGGAACAGATACCAGGCATTGGCTTTAAATACTCCATTCAGGTGTATTTCGACATACCTATTACCGTATTCTCACATACTTCCATATGTTTCTGTATCCAATTCGTATACTTTCATATGCTTCTTCTGCATGGTTGTATATACAACTACATATAGATATGTATTTCTCACACATCAACATACACACACAAGCACATACATTTCACCGGATAGGAACAATAACCAGATTGGGTAACATCCGCACAGACACAGCCGCAGCCCGGTAAAACGCTGACAAAACACCCGAGAACAAAATATACGGGATGGTCAATGTCGAAGGATATCCAATATATGCTGATTATCCATAACCTATGCCAAATGTCAATGGCCAAATATCCAATGGTCTATATGCAAATTAGCCTATACACGAAGTATTCAATGAGAGGTCGAAGAGCGAAATTAGTACTGTTTTGGTCCTAGACACTGTACACTTCAGGATAATCTATAGGCATCACGATAAGCTGTCCCACTTTGATTGGATTGTCGTGAAGGAGCAGAGTGTAGGGAAAAGGTAATTTATTGACCAATAACCAAGAACCAAAGTGACTCGTTGAACCGTGTTTCAAGTTTCTTGAAAATCAGTAACCTAGCTTTCTAACGATTAACCACCACCACACTTGTTAGGCGTaaatttattctattttacCAGTCTCAATTTCATTGCCTGTCAATTTCATCACCATTGggtagaaaaaaaataaaataagaaaaaaaagttaattgATAATCTATACAAAAGTACAACAGAAGGTAGAAAACATCACCTCCTAGAGCATAGCACGCCGTAGATTCGTAACAAATCGTGTAGCAGATGCTTTCCAATCCTACTGCCACGTCGGGGAACATGACAAATGGTCAGAATGAAACTCAACATTCTTCAAGAAGCATTCTGGATCAAGTAAACGATTATTTGAATGACGGTAAAGGAACCATCGATACAAACAACATTCATATAAATCTTCATAATTCTCAATTCACTGCTACCTCTCATGTCCCTGCTTCTCCCTCAGAGGGGTATAACCCTAGCAATACCACCATGCATATGAACATGAACGTGAATATGGACGTGAATAACCCCAATAGTCTCGTGTTGACTCAATCGGTGAGTCATGCCTCATCTACAGTTACTGAGAATACTCACAATTGGAGTCTAGGTGCACCCGCAACTGCAGTACAAATAGATTTGGATGATCTTTCGAGATCATTGTTGGAATATTCCAACACAAATCATCATAACAGCCACAGCAATAGCAACAACAATATTAGTCATATGAATGAATATTCGAATGGATCTCATCAACTGGCCATGAACCACCATATATCACATCATTTGGATAATATGAAATTAGATGTTGATCAAGActcaaaaaaagatatgAGGTTTTCACCAATGTTGGCTGCGGATTTACATTCGAACACTGAACaaatcattcaaatatCACCATCGATTAATCCACAATTTACCGCTACTACTCATTCTACTTCTTCTACAGGattaaacaattataaTTCAAACAATACTTCAAACCAAAATTATAACTTAAATAACCAATcgaattataatattacaaattcaACTTCAAGTTCGGCCCCCAGTAATGGATTAACTGCAGCAGATTTGACCGTTAATCTATTGAATACTCCATTGTTAACCAATAGgaacaacaataatgataattccaACTCTTCAAGTTTAAATCGTAAATCAAGTTCATCTTCGAAGAGAAAGAAAAGTTCAACTTCAAACTCTAATAGCAATTCTAATACCGTTCAGTTTTCTCCTTTAACTTCACCAGCTATTGGTCCTACCACAACGACTTCAAAGGTTACTAAAAATAGCCCTTATTTACAGAAttccaaaagaaaaattagtaATTCTGAGCCATCCTCCATGATTAATTGGGAGCCATTACCAGAAAGTAGTTTAGATAATCATTCAATTAGTAGCAATGCCACTTCAAATCCAATCAGCATAGTGAAAGGTAGAAAATTACAGAATTCTTTCCCAAAAGTAATTTTACCCTCCCATAAAACTTCGACTTCGTGtgataattcttcaaactCAAGTAACAATTCCGCCACAGTAATGAATACAAAAGAATCAAGTGTGGATGGCAAAGAAAATCATTCAAGTACCAACGATTCAAGTTCAAATTCATCTGTGTTAAGAGCTACAGAATCCCCAGTGATAAAGCCAAACaaaagtattttattacaaaatttgaattatgatccacaaaaaaaaataaataataaaagagaTCAACGTAAATCAGAAACTATTGATAGAAGATCTATTAATCTTCATTCAAATGGTTATAATCAttctcaaaataataaactcTTTAAAACAgattcttttgaaaatgataaactTTGTAATAATTCCATAAATGCACCAACtcataataaaaaagaagttCATAAAGTGGCAGAGCAAGGTCGTCGTGATAGAATGAACAATGCGttgaaagaattgaattctttattgccagaagaattaaaagatgaagTTAATGTGCC
Coding sequences:
- the FAF1 gene encoding Faf1p (similar to Saccharomyces cerevisiae FAF1 (YIL019W); ancestral locus Anc_7.192); this translates as MSEEDEYLKQQRLAFEAQFGSLEDMGFDDKTKTVQKSDDESASSDESASENGNGSENEEDGSYVSTSENIIPATITPKKESLKVKKPKIIKFQGPSDSYVAPSKKELKILRSGKTLVRSKAYDQDESQEVSENENDEADNLKNDLELQRFLQESHLLSAFSNTLTQPSGADLTLQTINNNDVTAYMDDQLMGKARSRTLEMRLKNLSSTNGHDKKVNRLEKVPINMRKGLVAKHQKRIARYEKDAKEGGIVLSKVKKGEFRKIEATYKRGVEKRIGTNIKSHENARNAKRTRGLRINSVGRSTRNGLIISKEDIARINGSSGGRRDSSKKSKGRR
- the PHO4 gene encoding phosphate-sensing transcription factor PHO4 (similar to Saccharomyces cerevisiae PHO4 (YFR034C); ancestral locus Anc_7.191), with amino-acid sequence MLSNPTATSGNMTNGQNETQHSSRSILDQVNDYLNDGKGTIDTNNIHINLHNSQFTATSHVPASPSEGYNPSNTTMHMNMNVNMDVNNPNSLVLTQSVSHASSTVTENTHNWSLGAPATAVQIDLDDLSRSLLEYSNTNHHNSHSNSNNNISHMNEYSNGSHQLAMNHHISHHLDNMKLDVDQDSKKDMRFSPMLAADLHSNTEQIIQISPSINPQFTATTHSTSSTGLNNYNSNNTSNQNYNLNNQSNYNITNSTSSSAPSNGLTAADLTVNLLNTPLLTNRNNNNDNSNSSSLNRKSSSSSKRKKSSTSNSNSNSNTVQFSPLTSPAIGPTTTTSKVTKNSPYLQNSKRKISNSEPSSMINWEPLPESSLDNHSISSNATSNPISIVKGRKLQNSFPKVILPSHKTSTSCDNSSNSSNNSATVMNTKESSVDGKENHSSTNDSSSNSSVLRATESPVIKPNKSILLQNLNYDPQKKINNKRDQRKSETIDRRSINLHSNGYNHSQNNKLFKTDSFENDKLCNNSINAPTHNKKEVHKVAEQGRRDRMNNALKELNSLLPEELKDEVNVPSKATTVELACTFIKQLLSERKLCQNLIQTQNQSQIQIQDQDQHSQQHFKQDDASDDDNGINDNNGNNNGNTNHDIINSNSMNSSTGHNSNTNNKNNSNNNNNDDDDDDNNNNNNNNEEDEDISDGHNSNTNGSMISEEDEEMS